GAGAACCTGAAGCTGGCAGTGGCCCTTCAGCAGGACATTCTGACAGAGTATCCCACGCTGATGCGGCCCATTCTTCTGCGGAATTCCCGCTATAATCAGCATGCTACGGTCGGATCGCTGCTGGTGGAGGTGGGCGCCGCCGGAAACTCCCCGGAGGAGGCGGCACTTGCCGGCCGGCTCTTTGCAGAGCGCATGGTGGAGGTGCTGGAGGCCAGAAGCAAGTAAAAAAACCGCCCTCTTCATGAGGGCGGTTTTTCACGTCAGGCAGTTTCGCGGATGGCCCGCAGGGCTGTTATGAGCGGCGGCTCAGTGCCGGGGGAGAGCAGATCCGGTGTGGTCCCCGCCTCCTCGCTGCTGGAGCCGTCGGCGTTCAGACCGAACATCATGGTGAACTGCACCAAGAGCCCGCTGTTGGGCAGCTGCAGGAAAATTGGGTCCAGCGCGCCGATGCCGTCCCCGCCGGTCTGACTGCCCACCAGGGTGGCAAAGCCTGTCTCCTTGCAGAACACGGCGAAAGACTCGCTGGCGGAGTAAACCTGCTCGCCCACCAGTACCCAGACCCGGCCATGGAAGGGGCTGCGCTCCGCGGCGGGCTCTACGGACAGGGGGCTTTCCACATAGTGGGTAGCCGCCGCGAGGCCCTCTTGGTTGAGAGCGGGAAGCTCCGGCAGGTCCGCGATGGGGTGGAGCATCTCCGGCGCAAACGCATCGTCGATGTAGGGACGGTTGTTATCACTGTCCGCCAGCAGGGCATAGTTCATGCAAGAGAGGGGCTGGTCGATCAGAGGGGCCACCAGCAGTTCCTGCCAATACTGCTCGCTGCCGCCGCTGTTGCCGGTGATGTCGATGATAAGGTCTGTGCAGGCCCCCAGCGTGTCGTAAAAGGACAGCAGCTCCTCCCGCTCCGCCGCATAGGCAGGCTCATAGGAGGCGGGGAAGCCGTCGATTTTGATATAGCCGATGGCCTCTCCCGGCAGCAGCAAGGTCGTGAGATTGGCATCCTCCGCACCCGGCGCGGAGGGCGTGGAGACATCCTCTCCGCCATAGGCGTCCAGCAGCTTTTGAAGGTTTTCATAACCCGTCTGAGTGACGGGGGATGTCAAAACCTCCCGCCAGTGGGCCCGATCCTCAAGCTCATCACTCTGATAAGCTTCCAGATAGGCCTGGTACTCTTCCGGCTCCACGATCCAGAGATGGCCATAGGTGCCCAGACGGAAGAGTGTGCTGTACACGGCAGAGTAGAAGGCCTCGTCACTGTCGCTGCCCGCAATCATGTCCCGGTATTCCTGAAAGATTCCTGCCGAGAGGTCATCGGGATTCTCTCGGTCCCGG
This genomic window from Pusillibacter faecalis contains:
- a CDS encoding S41 family peptidase produces the protein MKSKRIFQRLLAAVLLPCLLAGCGTSPPPQEAEDQWDPALAHVLGLSQEQRLEDYDYLVETLGSSYLCMGVRDRENPDDLSAGIFQEYRDMIAGSDSDEAFYSAVYSTLFRLGTYGHLWIVEPEEYQAYLEAYQSDELEDRAHWREVLTSPVTQTGYENLQKLLDAYGGEDVSTPSAPGAEDANLTTLLLPGEAIGYIKIDGFPASYEPAYAAEREELLSFYDTLGACTDLIIDITGNSGGSEQYWQELLVAPLIDQPLSCMNYALLADSDNNRPYIDDAFAPEMLHPIADLPELPALNQEGLAAATHYVESPLSVEPAAERSPFHGRVWVLVGEQVYSASESFAVFCKETGFATLVGSQTGGDGIGALDPIFLQLPNSGLLVQFTMMFGLNADGSSSEEAGTTPDLLSPGTEPPLITALRAIRETA